From Anastrepha obliqua isolate idAnaObli1 chromosome 3, idAnaObli1_1.0, whole genome shotgun sequence:
AATgtcgcttttataaaaaaatcaaacaaaaattttgtttaaagtccattgaattttgggctactaaaatacaagtttcaagcagctaaaaaaattgccttgattttgagcattttttccCTGTCGTTCTTGTGCATCTCCTTCATATGACGAATACGCGGAATTCTATTGTAAAAAATCACTTTTGTGGTACTTagttaaaatttaatagttttagaCTTTTTAAATCACATTTTAATTACTCTAGAATGTcagaattcaaataaaatagccGACATTTTCATGAATTTGTATTATTACTAGGATTcacttctgttttatttttctgttgtttCACCCCAATGTTGTGTGCATCATGCATTGTTGTTGGCAGCACAATATTTGTCGTTTCGGGAAAGAGTAGTGCCAAAATGCCGCTGGTAATCGCGGAAATGGCAAATAATATTGCCGGAGCGTTCTCGTCATATTTAGCCTGGGAAAGAGGGGGAAAAACCGTTAATATcagtattaataaatttaaactgGAAATTAAGTAATAAGTAGTGATGGCAAGATGAATCGGAAAGAGTGAAATAATCGATTAATTTTGAGCAATTAATGATTTAATTGTATCGTAGACTTACTTTCAATTAATTGCAATTTTAATCGATTAATTGGCAAAATAAATAATGTGCGTGGCAGCATtgtttctttgttatttctttcaTCACTAAGATTCTTATATTACTCAAAATGGCTCCCATCAAAAGTAAAGCgtggaaaaatttcattaaagaaaataacaacctggttgtttgtaatttttgcaaaaaaaagttaaaattttcaaacaacacTTCAAACATGTTCCAGCATTTGAAATTGAAACATGCAGCTGAAGTTGATCAGTATAATGTAAGATCAAATAGTTGTTTTCCTTCAAAGAATGAGTgcgtaatgtatttttttatagcttGATTCCAAAACAAATGACGATGACAGTGAAACCATTGATGAAAATAGTGTGGATACTGTGGTCGATATGACAAATGTATGCGAAGGTAACACAGATGATAGGCCGAATAGTAGCGCTAGTCAGCCATTAATTTTACAAGCATTCACCAACATTCGAAGCTATTCCTCCGgaacaaaaagcaacaaaattacACATGGAATCATGCACATGATCGTCAAAGATAATTTGCCGTTTACCTTTGTCGAAGGTATGTTTTGTGTTCATTAAttgttctattattttattctaaaaaatttaacttttattaaagAAGCTGGCTTCTTAGACTTTATGAAGTAAAATTTCCCACTTTACAAAGTCCCATCAAGGAAGACGATAAAGGCTGAAATTGATAAACTgtatgaaaaggaaaaaaatgtgtgtcatTGCTTTCAAATGTGTATTGTGTAACCCTGACCACTGATATATGGTCTAATATAGACATGAAAAGCATGTTGGGAATAACCGTTCATGGGTTGCTTGAAACAAAGCCATTTAATGGAACAATTGGTGTGTATGAATTGAGTGAGTCCCATACAGCTTCCCATATATCTGAGATTTTGTCCGATgcaatgaaaacattttatattgaGGAAGATAAAGTTAAGGCTGTTGTCACAGACAATGCAAGAAATATTGTCAATACAATCTAtgaaaaattcggaaaaaatcGTCATATTCCATGTTTCGCCCACACGCTGAATTTGGTTTGTTCGAATTCATTAGATATTTCTGCTGTACAAGGCATTGTTTTAATATGCAAAACAATTGTGATATGGTTCAAACGCAGCGTTAAAGCCAATGACGACATGCGAAAGGTGCAAGCAGCTGCTGGCGTACCAGAgggtaaatttttaaaacttttaatagaTGTAAATAATCGCTGGAATTCCACCTATTATATGATCGAGCGGTTCATCAAACTTAGCGCCTACGTCAgccaaattttgttgaattaccCGGATTCTCCGCCCATGATAACGTCAAAAGAGAAGGATGAACTAATGGAAATATGTACAATTTTAAGACCTTTGGAGGCCATGACAGTGCAGATAAGTGCCGAATGACATGGAACTCTCAGCCAAATAATACCACTAGTTCATTGCGGTCATGagcaaatttcgaaaattcacCCATGTCAACCAGCAGCACAAAAACTGAAGCAAGAAATTTTAAAGCAGTTTGACAAAAGATTTGCCACCATAGAATAGCCTTTTCCCTTAGCTGCATCCACTATCTTGGATCCAAGGTTTAAAAGGGTTAATTTTAAGGATCCGGTGGCTTTGGCGTCGGTATTACGATACATTCGTGCGGAAATTACCAAAAATGATGACAATATGGAAACAGCAAGTGCGTCATCGATGGAATCAGAACACGATTTTGACTTCTGGGCTCCACACAAAACTCTcgcgcacaaaaaaaaaagagagcaTGTGACGATGTGCAACCTCAAGACAAGCtctctttttatttaaactccCAAGATTTGCTACTTAAATCGAGCGTAGTAGATGCTTGGGATGACATGAAAACAGTTTATCCGAAGCTCTATGAAGTCTctaaaaattattgccatttgattggcacatCAGTGCCTGCGGAACGGTTGTTCTCCAAGGCCGGATCCACCGcaacattaaaaagaaaacgactGACAACTAAACGGttgtcaaaattattatttctacaAACttggctaaataaaaaataaggggatgaattaataatttgtaaaatgtgtaaaaaaataatcacaacagtattttcaatttttgtcaaatatttttttaaactttttgaaaaaaatattcatataactGTGTATGTAAACGCACATAAGTTtcctttataaaattatatgtttaaatgaatgaatgaattaataaaataattttttcaagtaaattgtttttaattattttaatgcatTATCGCAGCTTTTTGAAACAGGGGTCTCAATTGTTTtatcattatattttataaatcgatAATTAAtcgattaatttttattaattgcaattaattgcaaatcaattattttacttCTGCAATTAATGATACGATTAATTAAtcgattctttttatttttttgccatcTCTAGTAATAAGTGATTGATGATTTAAATCGAAAGCGAAAAGTGCTAATTGGGTGCTTGAAGTGTTAATTGGGTTCATTTAAATATTGAGATGatttaagcatatttttaaGTACGACGGGGTAATCATCAGAGGGCATCACAAGTGAGCTCTATGACTACTGATCGTATGCTTTGTGAGAGCAAGTCGTACAATTTAAACAAACCTTCCATAGGTCCTTGGCTCTTGGGACATAGCAGCAATGgtgaatatatattatttagaaaTCGTAAAAGGCTTATACTGAAATGTTGAGTTATTTCGtcaaaagttttaataatttttgttactaAATGAATGACTTTTGAATTAAGTACACTGCGAGTTGCGCTTTGGGCTGTCTTGCTTCATTTCCACTTCATGTATTTTAGAACCTACTTACACCGCGCCTTACTACAGTTATGTTTAATCAAATACAGTTAAAAATCTCATTTAGAAGTCGCAAGTCtacgcaatattttttgtataaaaactgGTAAACTgtactttagaaaaaaaaaaaaatttactaacagATAAAGTTGTGTTAACAGCAATGACCGTATTACAAATGACCGGTTCCAGGTGAAGTGATCAAATAGTCTGGACATTGTACATTTTGCTGGTTTAATTCTAGACTTGAGTagatataataagaaataaacgaaaaaaatgttgaaacaaattttgaagaaaGTTATGTATTTTGAGATCtattaaatgtttaaatttttgatacAGAGGCTTTTAAAGTATGCTATTtaacacttaaatttttttatatattttgaaaaaaaaacaacctttTTTGTAACATAtcctaaaacaaatttaaaaaaaaaaaaattaaaagttttgagGTCTATTAAAGGTtaatagttttggtacagaTAACTTTCGGTactctaatatttttatatattttgaaaaaatgtcattttttaagtcttttttccaaattttatttttttcccaatgttttttgaattttttatatattttgaaataaaataaataatttcgcgATCTAtcaaatgttgaaatttttggtACAGTGGTTTTTAAAGTATGCTTTTtaacactttaatttttttaattattttgaaaaaaaatatatatattcttttaaatattttttccaaaatttttggggataggttttttttgtgatttatttgaAGTCTATTAAAGGCTAAAAGTTCTGGTACAGATAATTTTTGGTgctctaattatttttatatattttgaaaaacaaaaaaaaaatatttttttccaaaatttttggggaaaatttaaataataataaaataataattttgagatctattaaagttgaaaattttggtacagaGGGTTTGAAAGTAtgtttttaatacttaaatttttttttataaattttgcaaaataaatccttttttaattttttagtagtttTTTGGGGAAAGACTTCCTAATTtatcttaaaacaaaattaaaaacaaaaaaattaaaaattttgagatctatcaatgttgaaaattttggcacAGAGGGTCTGAGTAGTTTaataatacttaaattttttgtatatgtattgaaaaaaatatgtttttttaattttttggaaaatttttgggCAGAAGCTTCCTAATTTAtcctaaaacaaaattaaaaacaaaaaaaattaataatttcgcgATCTatcaaatgttgaaaattttggtacagaggtttttaatacttaaatttttgtatatatttaaaaaaaaacaatttttttttccaaaactttcggggaaacgtttttttttttgtatgtaatatatcctaaaacaaattttgaaaaaaattaataattttaaggcCTATCAaaggttgaaaattttggtacagaGCTTTTTAAcacttaaagttttttttttatatattttgaaaaaaaatatgcgtttttaatttaaaattttttgggaaaaagctattttgtaatttatcttaaaaaaaacttttgaaaaaaatttataattttgttatctATTAAATGTAGAAAATTTTGGTACAGATAATTTTTGgtacttaaatttgtttttatatataattattttgaaaaaatatatcctttttattttgtttttcaaaatttgtcggaaaaaacgtttttgtaaTTCAtcctaaaacattaaaaaagattttaaatattaaacacaaaaaccaaaaatatttcgctttaaaaaactcaaccaaaatttcaaaattaacttaatCTCAAAAGTATTAactataggaggaggagctcggccaaacacccaaaaagggtgtacgcgccaattatatgtatatataattaactAAGTCTCGAACTATCATTAACTAAGTCTTGTGTTATGAAGTTTTCGTGCAGAAAACTTCTTTTCTCtctatttttaacataaatgtacatttttcgtaataaacaaagtttttaaGTTCTAATAGCTTTAGGCCACAATAGACCTTAAGGTCGAAGTGCCTACCTCTGAATCATACATCTTCAATTGCAGTAGAGTTTTTTGTTGGGTAAATATCCTttatttgggtgtttggcctagcTTCTGTTAATGACCCACTAGGACCTAAAGTTCTATGTCAATCTCGAACGGTAgcttgtttttttaacattgagCTCTTTGATGGCTCAAatgcactcggagatttgccattgcttgaGGGGCGActgttgttagaaaaaaaaccattttccaCCATTTGATTTTTATGCTCAAAGCAGCTTTCGAACCCCAGCTCTACCGGGTGTAAACTGACTGTTACCTAATACAATGCACTGTTACGCTACTTACCAGTAACGGCGTTTGTGGCGCCAACATTGAACCCACACGCCCAACCATCGAACAGACACAGAGCAAACTGTTGCGAACATTTGTTGGAAATATTTCCGAAGtgaagaaatataatatttgaaaggCTGTCGCAATCATAAATTTTCCAATTAGGAAGAGCGTTaagcgccatccaaaagcatcTGTAAATAcgaatacaaaataattagatGAATAGCTGATAAGCACAGTTTTTATATTGCGCTTAGGAAACACTTACCAGTCGGTAGAAATGTCGTGGTCAAACAACAAATTCCGCTTATCAACATTGTGCCGCATAGCGAATATCTCCGGCCATAACGATCCATTATGAGAAAAGGCAAAAAGCATCCGGGTATTTCCACGAGCGCAATAAACATAAAGTTGTTGTACTTGTCACCATCCAAGAGCACCGCATTCAAACTGATGCCATAGTAGACCAacacaataacaatccaacatAAGGAGCAATTTATGATGCGCcaagttaattttttgaatgcttCCTTGATGGGAAATTTACCACCCGTTGCTGTTGCTAATTTCGCGCGATTTGCCAAAATCAATTTATCCAGCGAATTATCGGAAAGTTGACGTTTATTTATTCTGGCTGCACGCGTCAGTATGCTCTTGACTTCCTCATCCTTAGCCTGACTCAGCAGCCAACGTATACTCTCGGGTAATATCCAGATAAATCCAATGCATATTACAGCGGGCGTGTAAATAATACGCAATATGAGacgccaattttgaaaatactttgcCACAACTGCTAACAAAATCTCGCCGATAGCATAGAAAATGGTGACGATGCTGCAGGCGACGACACGACGCTTGGGACCGACCAACTCAATGCCTACAATGAAGCATGTGGAGTACATCGGACTCGATGCCATATTATCGAGAAACTCGAAAATTACAAATGTAGTGTAGTTGGGTGAAAATGAGCGTATGAGACCCAAAATGCCGCTGAAGAAACCGCCAAATACGAGCGCCGTGCGCCGGCCAAAGCTGTTGGGAAATAGAAAAATGAATAACATCAAATTCAAACGCAACGAAGCTTACCGATCTGAGACGTAACCCCCTAAGGGTATACCCACAAATTGACCTACATTGCCAAATGTGCCGACCATCGTTAATTTCCATTCAGCGCCGCAGTAAATACCGAACtattttttcaagcaaataTGATGAAATGGCAAAATGATAATATACAACTTTCGCTAGCCGATACAAACCTCATTTGCAATCGTCACTTCCTTATCGCGAAATATGAAATCGTTGTCCGAACATCGTTCTTTCGTGCTGTTATCGAAATTGTGTGCATAGCAAAGTCCTAGTGACTCATCGGCGGGAGTGGTGGTGAGTGTTTGGTTGGTGGTATAGTTACTCGCATAGCGATAACATTGATCTAATCCGTTACTTTTTGTTGGAATGGTGAATTGGGTCCAGGGCTCTTCGTATGCGCTTGAGGGCGAGTCACATTCTGGAACTTTACACCTGCGGAAAATCTTATTTTAAGCACAACCcaattgaaaaatgttcaagGTAAAGAAAAGtatgcatttaatttgtttattatctATGGTAAGTAGTTCAAACTAAGTTGTGCCTACGCCAGCTTAGACTTAAGGGgctcggtggtctagaaatatTTCGAaggtatagtatcttaagaatatactgtgaaattttcatgcgcaaattcacaatattatagcttctacagcccattaactacgTAGAGAGCGATCCGCGCGCTCCTGCACCTAAAATTTTAAgctcatttttctcgaaacgacttttttcggcctggtgttgtcacaaaaaaactattcaaccgaattgtCTGAAGTTTTAATAAGTTATTcaaaacatcaatggctatcgcccgcaCTAGAATCACAAAAGTAATTCAACTATTtcgtatttgttttattaaaaaacgaaaaaaaccgtCTTTtatagtgtcaaattcaaaacgtcgccatttttttaattttttttatattctagtACGGGGCACGGttgcagtcatactgattaataattttttttgacttctgtgtttcagataaattgaAGATCCAAattggacaacaccgtccaggcccaatttttcgggatgtcaatttcagcgccattttttaaattattaaaattaatttttttttcatttttgtatgtaaaggaagttaaataaaaaccctaaaaaatgtaaatattgtttttaattttttcattgtaaaaaaaaattcttgaagatacccaaaattttcgagctcGGACCCTTAAACGTAGACTGATTTCAGACTTGCACTTCGACAGAAGAAATTGATGTTCGGATCCAAACATTGTTGGGAGTCTTTTTTAAGGTACGATTGTACTGAAGATCATATTAAAGTATAGATCCACTCTGGTGTTTTATTATACCCTCGGATAAGAGTAAGTTCCATGCAGTTATGCTCcaaaaaaataccaataaagttacattttttcttttgctgcaCTGCGCAACTTTACTTTCTGTGTCTTAATACATGAATTTATTTACTGAATCGTTCTTAACTATACTTAAGCCTATTGCAAACTAATTGTTACCgggccattagaaaaaatagaaGATGGTGATGGCGGATGTTCAGTTAAGGTTtggttaggttaagttgaaaTGTTGCCCATAGagagggcacacttggacgaatattaaaaatttatcctTTTCGATAACATTATGAAGGATATAAGAAAGCAGGAAAGAAAGGAAGGGAATGAGGGAGGGCTGTGCGCATTTGGTGAAGACAACTCAACGATGTTTGATTTAAGGCGATGTTAGCCGCTTCGTACTACTTCTAAAATTCATCAGGTTTGTAATATCAATGCCTATTATATCGGCAGGCCAAGATGCTTAAATTTTAGCTCTGTGAAAGGGCAGTTAGGGAGAAAGtgatgagatgattccacctcattcaCCATGCcactgacgcaaaaaggactcgaagtaatggcGAGCCTCACAGCATGTATACCTCGCGGCTAATGTCCGAAAGGGCAcctacgaaatttgagagctgagagTTTTTTAACATCAGGAGACCGCTTGAGCGCCTCCGACCCACTCGTCGCCAGaaagatttcgcgaccttacaagtttgtgtacttgtccagcgttcgctgagttgacgcgagaccCACCtaactacctcacaggtccctgtGTAGCCAGCTCATCTGCCTTGCAGTGTTCTGCAGTGCGTCTGTGATCAGGCACCCAgataacacttttttattttatttttattttataaaggtttacataacaataaaattattatacaaactaaaagtagttcagcgctagcatcggaggctttcggTTGCAGATAAGACTTATATCGAAGAATTTGGATACAATCGAGAGTGCAGCGACCCTGATTGCCATTTTGCTTTCACGGTAGATATTAACCTCCGTGACTGTTATTACGCAAGTGAgaagccaatcagctgcttctttaattgcccCTAGCTTTGCTTAGAATAcgctgcagtggtccggtaacctggacttgagtctgatggggagctccttgcagaatactcctccaccAATCCTTCCACCCAATgttgagccatccgtgaacaggttcgAAAGGCTCTGCTCCTAAAACTGGACACCGCCCACCTTTCCCTTGAAGGGATATGAGTGCAGAATGTTGCGGACTCGGACTATGCAAGGATGCGTATTGATCTGTCGTCAAAGGGATGAACCCCAAAGTTTTTAAGGATATTGGAGTGTGCGTAATTGAGGTAAAACTTGTAGCCTAAGcttctcagtctgattgcggcacGTGTAGCCGCAGCTTTGCCGGCTATGTATATAGGTACTACATTTGGCATTGCATCAACCGCTAGAGTAGGAATAGCTCGAAGCCCTCTGCTAATTGTGGAGTACCAGCTGTGTATTTGATTTACATCAGAAGTATAGTTTGTCCTCGAGTCTATGGTAACGCCTGGCCAGTTTCGCTAAAAGCAAGCTTCAAGCTTGCCGAAATGATTTTCTCAGAGCGGCCTCATGAACTTACGGCATAATCAGAAATTACACGGTGCTAGAGGAATTTTTAGCGAAATACTCTCGAAGAACCAGTGTAGTGTAAGTTATTGCATTTTGAAAGAATTGCGTGATTTCAGCATATAACAAAAACTCCTTCAAAATACATTGGCATGATCTGAATGAAATATCAACAGTATCGAAGTGATATTTAATGGTCAACCGACGTTTTGTGATTAGCAAATCTTCTGTTTTCTTCAGTCGTTCAAGACGAGCTTGcggttgtttttattgtaacaaCTTCTATAATATTTTGTGGAAAGCTGCTGA
This genomic window contains:
- the LOC129241032 gene encoding solute carrier family 22 member 3-like; this translates as MDPSVTHKDQYDLPASGQPNTQTHIEVSAVYEKDEENSSLDEILLRIGQFGRFQLMILSLICVAMLFSAMFSVTYVFTAGTVTRRCKVPECDSPSSAYEEPWTQFTIPTKSNGLDQCYRYASNYTTNQTLTTTPADESLGLCYAHNFDNSTKERCSDNDFIFRDKEVTIANEFGIYCGAEWKLTMVGTFGNVGQFVGIPLGGYVSDRFGRRTALVFGGFFSGILGLIRSFSPNYTTFVIFEFLDNMASSPMYSTCFIVGIELVGPKRRVVACSIVTIFYAIGEILLAVVAKYFQNWRLILRIIYTPAVICIGFIWILPESIRWLLSQAKDEEVKSILTRAARINKRQLSDNSLDKLILANRAKLATATGGKFPIKEAFKKLTWRIINCSLCWIVIVLVYYGISLNAVLLDGDKYNNFMFIALVEIPGCFLPFLIMDRYGRRYSLCGTMLISGICCLTTTFLPTDAFGWRLTLFLIGKFMIATAFQILYFFTSEIFPTNVRNSLLCVCSMVGRVGSMLAPQTPLLAKYDENAPAILFAISAITSGILALLFPETTNIVLPTTMHDAHNIGVKQQKNKTEVNPSNNTNS